The following DNA comes from Photobacterium sp. DA100.
GTTCAGCACGGCGAAGCGATTAGGTGCTGAGGGTTTGAATGTGTTTTTGGTTGCCGAAAATACGGCCCCTATTTTAGCTCGCGGGGATTTCAAGGTTTTGCCTGATTACTCGATACAAAATCACCCGGAAATAGATCTGCTAGTCGTTGCTGGTGGTGTTCATGCTGATGAGATGAGTAAACCTAATATACTTGCTTGGCTAGCATCAGTTGCACACTCAGCACAACAAGTTGCGTCGGTTTGCACAGGTGCGTTTTTGTTAGCACAAGCAGGTTTAATAAGAGGATTAATGGTCACCACTCATTGGGAAGATATTCCTGAATTAATTTCTCAGTTTCCAGATTTAAATGTAGTGAGTGATAAAAGGTGGGTTGCATCTGAGAAGTTTATAACTTCCGGGGGCATTTCTGCAGGTATAGATATGAGTTTGCATTTGGTATCAGAACATTACGGTTTAGAATTTGCTAAGGCAGTAGCACGCCAAATGGAGTACAACTGGCTTAGAAGTACATAACAAACTGTTCAAGAGAGATTCAGCACGCGTGGCATTTCTGGGATGGAGTTTGGTGCACATTGTTTAGTGGTGCATACCTTAGTGCGGTGTTAGCCGTCACTGCGAAAAAAGCAGTAACGGCATAAAATTTAGTTGTTTACGAACATGTGGTTAGCTTTGGTTACACCGCGGTCATAAGTACAAAAAGTGTCAGTCGCAGCTTCAGTTTTGCTGTGAATCTTGATGTTGGTAATAACTTCTACAGCTCCAGCGTCATAACAAGCCTGTTGAGCATCTTTCACAATCTCTAGCAGTTTGTTTAGTTCGCCTTTCATCGTCGTTTCCATCGCACTGACCTGGAAAGGGACGCCAGAAGATTTAACAACTTCAATAGCCTTGTCTACGACTTCAAAGTTGTTTCCTGCCTTCAATCTAGGGATAACCTGAAAGGCAAGCATGACTTCATCAAGCAGTGGTTTTTGAGCTGACATCAATAATCTCTCATAAAATTTTGTCGGTATAGAATGGCGTATAGTAGCATGGTTTTTGAGCTTCGATACGGGCCTTGAGAATGCCAGCTAACAAAGTGTTTAAGAGGGACGCAAGACTTGTCGATTTTGTTTTAACGCTTGGTTTATGGCGGCGTTAGGCATCAAGGAGAGTTCAGTGAAAGCGATATCAGTATTGCCTCCATTACGTGGAGTTTGGAAGGCGGTAAATACCCCTGGCGATCGTATCCCAAGTCATGGAACCCACGAGTTTGGACAGACCTTCGCATATGATTTTGTCAGATTTAAATCTTTAAAGCACAAAGGTAGCTTTCATACACGGTCACATTTTAGCTATTTGATGGCTCAAGTGAAGGTATCGGATTGTCACGGTTGGGGCGCGTCAATCTATTCACCTATAGATGGTGTTGTGCGTGAAGTGGTCAATTCTGTCAAAGAGCGAGAGCGACTACATTTGGTAAGCGATTTAGGACTCGCCATTTACAATGGATTATTTTATTCCTTTGAAAAGGATGAAATTCATAAAATTGGTGGCAACTACTTAATCATTGAAGGCTCGGAGTGCTGTGCATGGATAGCACATGCTAAAACGGGCTCTATTTCTCCTCAAGTGGGTGACATTGTAAAAGCAGGGGAAGTCGTTGCAAAGCTAGGGCATTCCGGAAATTCAACAGCTCCGCATTTACATTTTCAACTGATGGAGCGAGTGGATATCAGAACAGCTAAAGGAGTGCCATGTTGCTTCACTGACTATGAAGTTTTATCTGATGGTAATTGGTGTTCTGTGACTAATGGTATTCCCACAAGTGATCAAACGATCCGCTATAATGATTAACAAATTACTTAACAACTGCTCCTAGCGCTTGGTGAGCTTATCTCACCGTTTAGCCCTCGTGTTTGGGGAGCAATATAACGTTGGGTGGCAATGCGCTACAAGCTAATGCAACAATAAGTATTGCAGGTACAAGGGAAAATAATGGAAGAGTTTATTTCTGGGATATTAAGGCTTCTTCTTTCGTTTGTGAGATTCATGTTAGATCAATGGTTT
Coding sequences within:
- a CDS encoding DJ-1/PfpI family protein gives rise to the protein MNIGIYIYHQAEVLDFSGPFEVFSTAKRLGAEGLNVFLVAENTAPILARGDFKVLPDYSIQNHPEIDLLVVAGGVHADEMSKPNILAWLASVAHSAQQVASVCTGAFLLAQAGLIRGLMVTTHWEDIPELISQFPDLNVVSDKRWVASEKFITSGGISAGIDMSLHLVSEHYGLEFAKAVARQMEYNWLRST
- a CDS encoding thiamine-binding protein gives rise to the protein MSAQKPLLDEVMLAFQVIPRLKAGNNFEVVDKAIEVVKSSGVPFQVSAMETTMKGELNKLLEIVKDAQQACYDAGAVEVITNIKIHSKTEAATDTFCTYDRGVTKANHMFVNN
- a CDS encoding M23 family metallopeptidase, with product MKAISVLPPLRGVWKAVNTPGDRIPSHGTHEFGQTFAYDFVRFKSLKHKGSFHTRSHFSYLMAQVKVSDCHGWGASIYSPIDGVVREVVNSVKERERLHLVSDLGLAIYNGLFYSFEKDEIHKIGGNYLIIEGSECCAWIAHAKTGSISPQVGDIVKAGEVVAKLGHSGNSTAPHLHFQLMERVDIRTAKGVPCCFTDYEVLSDGNWCSVTNGIPTSDQTIRYND